Proteins encoded by one window of Amaranthus tricolor cultivar Red isolate AtriRed21 chromosome 4, ASM2621246v1, whole genome shotgun sequence:
- the LOC130810119 gene encoding cellulose synthase A catalytic subunit 5 [UDP-forming]-like, translating to MDIKGRLVAGSHNRNEFVLINADDIGRVTSVKELSGQLCQICGDEIDCDNSEPFVACNECAFPVCRPCYEYERGEGNQACPQCKTRYKRIKGSARVEGDEDEDDLDDIENELKFARDNPQHIAEAMFSRGLNVGRAPSNASGLSTPAELDPTALPTETLLLTYGQEDAGISPDKHALIIPPFMSRGKKVHPVPFSDSAMSLPPRPMDPKKDLAVYGYGSVAWKDRMEDWKKRQGDKLQIIKHQGENGNYDGGEPEDPDLPKMDEGRQPLSRKLPISSSRINPYRIIIVLRLLVLALFFHYRILHPVNDAFALWLLSVICEIWFALSWILDQFPKWQPIERETYLDRLSLRYEKEGKPSELASVDIFVSTVDPMKEPPLITANTVLSILAVDYPVEKVSCYVSDDGAAMLTFEALSETSEFARKWVPFCKKYQIEPRAPEWYFSQKVDYLKDKVHPAFVRERRAMKRDYEEFKIRINGLVAMAQKVPEEGWTMQDGTPWPGNNVRDHPGMIQVFLGQNGVRDLDGNELPKLVYVSREKRPGFDHHKKAGAMNSLIRVSAVLSNAPYLLNVDCDHYINNSKALREAMCFMMDPISGKKICYVQFPQRFDGIDRHDRYSNRNVVFFDINMKGLDGIQGPIYVGTGCVFRRQALYGYDAPKQKKPPGKTCNCWPKWCFCCCCCVGSRKKNRKSKTKDNKQLKDSKKSKNKDSSTQIHALENIEEGIEGIDNEKSALMPQVKFEKKFGQSPVFIASTLMEDGGMPQGVSEASLLKEAIHVISCGYEDKTEWGKEVGWIYGSVTEDILTGFKMHCHGWRSVYCMPKRPAFKGSAPINLSDRLHQVLRWALGSVEILLSKHCPIWYAYNSGLKPLERFSYIASVVYPLTSIPLLVYCTLPAVCLLTGKFIVPEISSYASILFMALFISIAATSVLEMQWGHVQIDDWWRNEQFWVIGGVSSHLFALFQGLLKVLAGVDTNFTVTSKAADDGEFSDLYLFKWTSLLIPPMTLLIINIIGVIVGISDAINNGYESWGPLFGRLFFALWVIMHLYPFLKGMMGRQDRLPTIIIVWSILLASIFSLLWVRINPFTAKGGIVLEVCGLDCD from the exons ATGGATATTAAGGGAAGGCTTGTTGCTGGTTCCCATAATCGAAATGAGTTTGTTCTTATCAATGCTGATGATATTGGTCGG GTGACATCTGTGAAGGAATTGAGTGGTCAACTTTGTCAGATATGTGGAGATGAGATAGATTGCGACAATAGTGAGCCATTTGTTGCTTGTAATGAGTGTGCTTTCCCAGTGTGTAGACCTTGTTATGAGTATGAAAGAGGAGAAGGCAATCAAGCTTGCCCTCAGTGTAAAACCCGCTACAAACGTATCAAAG GGAGTGCAAGAGTCGAGggtgatgaagatgaagatgaccTTGATGATATTGAAAATGAGCTTAAATTTGCCCGAGACAATCCTCAGCACATTGCTGAAGCTATGTTTTCTCGTGGGCTTAATGTGGGCCGCGCTCCATCTAATGCCTCCGGCCTTTCAACTCCCGCAGAGTTGGATCCAACTGCCCTTCCAACAGAAACGCTTCTTTTAACTTACGGGCAAGAG GATGCTGGGATTTCCCCGGACAAACATGCTCTAATAATCCCACCATTTATGAGCCGTGGGAAGAAAGTGCACCCTGTACCATTTTCTGATTCTGCCATGTCCT TGCCACCTAGACCAATGGACCCCAAGAAAGATCTAGCTGTATATGGATATGGAAGTGTTGCTTGGAAAGATAGGATGGAAGATTGGAAAAAGAGGCAAGGAGATAAACTTCAAATAATTAAGCACCAAGGGGAGAATGGAAACTATGATGGAGGGGAACCTGAGGATCCCGATTTGCCGAA GATGGATGAAGGAAGGCAGCCACTTTCAAGAAAACTACCGATTTCATCAAGCAGGATCAATCCTTACAGGATTATCATCGTTCTTCGTCTTTTAGTTCTTGCTCTCTTCTTTCACTACCGTATTCTCCATCCCGTGAATGATGCATTTGCTCTGTGGTTGTTATCCGTCATTTGTGAAATTTGGTTTGCCTTGTCATGGATTTTGGATCAGTTTCCGAAATGGCAACCCATTGAACGAGAAACTTATCTGGATCGGCTTTCACTGAG GTATGAAAAGGAAGGAAAGCCGTCTGAGCTAGCTTCAGTGGATATTTTCGTGTCTACTGTTGATCCGATGAAAGAACCTCCTTTGATTACTGCAAACACGGTTCTTTCCATCCTTGCTGTGGACTACCCTGTGGAAAAGGTGTCATGTTATGTCTCTGATGATGGAGCAGCCATGCTTACTTTTGAAGCCCTTTCCGAGACCTCCGAGTTTGCAAGGAAATGGGTTCCATTTTGCAAGAAGTACCAAATTGAACCTCGTGCTCCGGAGTGGTATTTCTCTCAGAAAGTCGATTATCTTAAAGATAAAGTACACCCTGCTTTTGTCAGGGAACGCCGTGCCATGAAG AGAGATTacgaagaatttaaaatccgGATAAATGGCCTGGTTGCCATGGCACAGAAGGTTCCTGAGGAAGGTTGGACTATGCAGGACGGAACCCCATGGCCGGGAAACAATGTCAGGGATCATCCTGGAATGATACAG GTGTTCCTTGGCCAAAACGGTGTCCGTGACTTGGATGGAAAcgaacttcctaaacttgtctATGTTTCTCGTGAAAAAAGACCTGGTTTTGATCATCATAAAAAAGCCGGTGCCATGAATTCATTG ATAAGAGTTTCAGCAGTTTTGTCAAATGCACCGTATCTTCTTAATGTGGATTGTGATCACTACATTAACAATAGTAAGGCTCTTCGTGAAGCTATGTGCTTCATGATGGATCCTATATCGGGGAAGAAAATTTGCTACGTGCAATTCCCTCAGAGATTTGATGGCATTGACAGGCACGATCGATACTCTAACCGTAATGTTGTTTTCTTTGAT ATCAACATGAAAGGTTTGGATGGTATTCAAGGACCAATCTACGTCGGGACGGGTTGTGTTTTCCGAAGGCAAGCGCTTTATGGGTATGATGCCCCGAAACAGAAGAAGCCCCCAGGCAAGACCTGTAACTGTTGGCCAAAATGGTGTttctgctgctgctgctgtgtCGGTTCCAGAAAGAAGAACCGAAAGTCTAAGACGAAGGATAACAAGCAGCTCAAGGACAGCAAAAAGTCCAAGAACAAGGATTCATCTACCCAAATACACGCTCTTGAAAACATCGAGGAAGGAATTGAAG GAATTGATAATGAAAAGTCAGCTCTTATGCCCCAAGTAAAATTTGAGAAGAAGTTTGGTCAGTCTCCGGTCTTCATTGCTTCAACGCTCATGGAAGATGGCGGAATGCCTCAAGGTGTTAGTGAAGCTTCACTTTTGAAGGAGGCCATCCACGTCATTAGCTGTGGGTACGAGGATAAAACCGAATGGGGAAAAGAG GTTGGTTGGATTTATGGTTCAGTTACAGAGGATATCTTGACTGGTTTTAAAATGCACTGCCATGGTTGGAGGTCGGTATACTGTATGCCAAAAAGACCAGCCTTCAAAGGGTCTGCTCCCATTAATCTTTCAGATCGTCTCCACCAAGTTCTTCGGTGGGCTTTGGGATCTGTCGAGATTTTGTTAAGCAAACACTGTCCCATATGGTATGCGTATAACAGTGGTCTCAAGCCACTTGAGCGGTTCTCTTATATTGCGTCTGTTGTGTACCCATTGACGTCAATTCCGTTGCTCGTGTACTGTACTCTTCCTGCCGTCTGTCTTCTCACCGGGAAGTTTATTGTTCCTGAG ATTAGCAGCTACGCCAGTATTTTGTTTATGGCCCTCTTTATTTCCATTGCGGCAACAAGTGTCCTCGAAATGCAATGGGGGCACGTGCAAATCGATGACTGGTGGAGGAACGAACAGTTTTGGGTGATCGGAGGAGTATCATCCCATCTTTTTGCCCTCTTCCAAGGTCTCCTCAAGGTCCTTGCTGGTGTGGACACCAACTTTACCGTCACATCCAAAGCCGCAGACGACGGAGAATTCTCCGACCTTTACTTATTCAAGTGGACATCCCTCTTGATCCCGCCCATGACCTTGCTCATCATAAACATAATTGGAGTCATAGTTGGTATATCAGACGCCATCAACAACGGTTACGAGTCATGGGGTCCCCTCTTCGGAAGACTCTTCTTCGCCTTATGGGTTATCATGCATCTTTACCCGTTCCTCAAGGGTATGATGGGAAGACAAGACCGACTACCCACCATCATTATCGTGTGGTCTATTCTCCTCGCCTCCATTTTCTCCCTTCTTTGGGTCAGAATAAACCCGTTCACAGCTAAAGGCGGTATCGTCCTTGAAGTATGCGGGTTGGATTGTGATTAG